One Sus scrofa isolate TJ Tabasco breed Duroc chromosome 1, Sscrofa11.1, whole genome shotgun sequence DNA segment encodes these proteins:
- the GTF2H5 gene encoding general transcription factor IIH subunit 5, which yields MVNVLKGVLIECDPAMKQFLLYLDESNALGKKFIIQDIDDTHVFVIAELVNVLQERVGELMDQNAFSLTQK from the exons ATGGTCAACGTCTTGAAAGGAGTGCTTATAGAATG TGACCCAGCCATGAAGCAGTTTCTGCTGTACTTGGATGAGTCCAATGCCCTAGGGAAGAAGTTCATCATTCAGGACATAGATGACACGCACGTCTTCGTAATAGCAGAGTTGGTTAATGTCCTCCAGGAGCGAGTAGGTGAACTGATGGACCAAAATGCCTTTTCTCTTACCCAGAAGTGA